One Paenarthrobacter aurescens TC1 DNA window includes the following coding sequences:
- a CDS encoding HNH endonuclease family protein (identified by match to protein family HMM PF01844; match to protein family HMM TIGR02646) — protein MRALKKLPEPEVVTKNKVRWTQDYVKSLGSDSTRKLTPWTRPAIRESLTQETQGRCAYCDSHIAQVSAANIEHYRPRARYPDLVVEWENLTIACPRCNSSKSDKFSEDLPFINPFLDNPADHFYFFGDLLFEKGSERGKYTLLELGLNHEGLVRARKRRINHVHSLIVSWRASSPILKESALGLIHEELASGEYESMVKALLVNAGVPLPIT, from the coding sequence TTGAGGGCTTTGAAAAAACTGCCCGAGCCCGAAGTAGTAACTAAGAATAAAGTGCGATGGACTCAGGACTATGTGAAATCTCTAGGCTCCGACTCGACTAGGAAGCTAACACCGTGGACCCGACCTGCAATTCGCGAGTCGCTAACTCAAGAGACGCAGGGACGCTGCGCCTATTGCGACAGTCACATTGCCCAAGTTTCGGCCGCCAATATCGAGCATTACCGACCTCGTGCCCGCTACCCCGATCTCGTGGTCGAGTGGGAGAACCTCACAATTGCTTGCCCGCGGTGTAATTCTAGTAAGAGTGACAAGTTCAGTGAGGACTTGCCGTTCATTAACCCTTTTCTTGATAATCCTGCTGATCATTTTTACTTTTTTGGGGATCTTTTATTTGAGAAAGGATCAGAGCGTGGGAAATACACGCTTCTTGAACTTGGACTTAACCATGAGGGCTTGGTTCGTGCCCGGAAGCGCCGCATCAACCACGTCCATTCACTTATTGTCTCTTGGCGAGCATCTAGCCCGATCTTGAAAGAAAGTGCACTTGGTCTTATTCATGAAGAACTTGCATCAGGTGAGTATGAATCAATGGTTAAAGCCCTATTAGTTAATGCCGGGGTCCCGCTCCCTATCACATAG
- a CDS encoding glyoxalase family protein (identified by match to protein family HMM PF00903): MTAANPSISTVPTGYSSISPWLITRDTNALFEFITAAFGAEEIDRVVGEDGSIGHAEARIGDSVVLAFDSRPHWPATPSYLRLYTHDADAAFHAALAAGATIVSVLDNSAWGDRGARIEDPLGNVWWIMSHMEDVSDDEAASRWEAPEYTAGMEYAVESLRRHMTGQPDAPVPDEVKAMAPLVRADGIRAVPAGYRSVEPWIITRSTPELLDFITAAFGAQEAFRVPMEDGSIGHAEAKIGDSNVLAFDSRPDWPPTPAFLRVYVDDGDATFAAALAAGATAVTNMTEMFWGEEVGRVRDPLGNLWWIHSRVAELTGEEAYARAADPKFVKAMEYVSGVDFFARG; the protein is encoded by the coding sequence ATGACCGCGGCAAACCCGAGCATCAGTACAGTTCCCACCGGCTACTCCAGCATCAGCCCCTGGCTTATCACCCGGGACACCAACGCCCTCTTCGAGTTCATCACGGCAGCGTTCGGAGCGGAGGAGATCGACCGCGTCGTCGGTGAGGACGGCAGCATTGGGCACGCGGAGGCGCGGATTGGCGACTCAGTCGTCCTCGCTTTCGACAGCCGACCGCACTGGCCCGCAACGCCGTCGTACCTCCGCCTCTACACGCACGACGCCGATGCCGCCTTCCACGCCGCCCTCGCGGCGGGCGCAACCATCGTTTCGGTCCTCGACAACAGCGCTTGGGGTGACAGAGGCGCCCGCATCGAGGATCCGCTGGGGAATGTCTGGTGGATCATGTCGCACATGGAGGACGTGTCGGACGACGAAGCCGCCAGCCGTTGGGAGGCTCCCGAGTACACGGCGGGCATGGAATACGCAGTGGAGTCCCTCCGCCGGCACATGACGGGCCAACCCGATGCGCCGGTCCCGGACGAGGTCAAGGCAATGGCCCCGCTGGTCCGGGCCGACGGAATCCGTGCCGTTCCGGCAGGGTACCGATCAGTGGAACCGTGGATCATTACACGCAGCACTCCCGAGCTCCTCGACTTCATCACTGCTGCTTTCGGCGCCCAGGAAGCGTTTCGCGTGCCCATGGAGGACGGCTCTATTGGGCACGCTGAGGCGAAAATCGGTGACTCGAACGTCCTGGCCTTCGACTCGCGCCCTGACTGGCCTCCGACTCCGGCTTTCCTCCGCGTTTACGTCGACGACGGCGATGCCACCTTCGCTGCCGCACTCGCCGCCGGTGCCACGGCGGTTACGAACATGACCGAGATGTTCTGGGGCGAAGAAGTGGGCCGGGTTCGCGATCCGTTGGGGAATCTCTGGTGGATCCACAGCCGCGTTGCTGAGCTCACTGGGGAAGAGGCCTATGCCCGCGCTGCGGATCCGAAGTTCGTGAAAGCCATGGAGTACGTGTCGGGCGTGGACTTCTTCGCGAGGGGTTAG
- a CDS encoding hypothetical protein (identified by Glimmer2; putative): protein MATAMGSSFPPSNAETTSFRTLKVEPWRQFTAMDLDLSRPLTIITGANGTGKTTLLNVIGVHFNWNVQLIGTPFMDEAGSIRFKVGSDVPATPLPEQPAGFGPYGPAGYPTPPMSKVGSLIYENDVETELFVPDLNNAQFTVSYQRQQYVDGVFLNSHRSISGYQLVSSYAAKFPSPRELYETFLQELRSQYFGFQTNRSAMLVMKEALLAAAIFSEGNSSVIADSNARAVWEGFQKALGLLLPPELGFERLIAMPPEILVVTRTGSFAVDALSGGLRALFELTWQISLRAHTSSDFTVCIDEPENHLHPEMQRSLMPNLMKAYPNVKFIIATHSPFIVRSSDDARVYALGYDAENRVEARLFDPTTSGLSPEDTLRDVLGLDSTIPIWAERRFNDIVSKFTSGPPTAETLGQLKKSLIDAGLSSELPSAVDVVVSRTNEGGQH, encoded by the coding sequence ATGGCTACCGCTATGGGAAGCTCCTTCCCTCCCTCAAACGCTGAGACAACGTCGTTCCGCACCTTGAAAGTCGAGCCCTGGCGTCAATTCACCGCCATGGACTTAGATCTAAGCCGGCCACTTACCATTATCACAGGGGCCAACGGGACCGGAAAAACGACGCTACTTAACGTTATTGGCGTGCACTTCAACTGGAATGTGCAATTGATCGGAACACCCTTCATGGATGAGGCAGGCAGTATACGGTTTAAAGTTGGTTCCGACGTGCCAGCAACACCACTTCCCGAGCAGCCAGCAGGATTCGGACCGTACGGACCAGCCGGATACCCCACGCCACCAATGTCGAAGGTCGGATCTCTCATCTATGAGAATGATGTAGAGACTGAACTTTTTGTTCCAGATTTAAATAATGCCCAATTTACCGTTAGCTACCAGCGCCAACAGTATGTGGATGGAGTGTTTCTTAACTCTCACCGAAGCATTAGCGGGTATCAACTCGTATCAAGTTATGCGGCAAAATTTCCCTCACCTCGCGAACTATATGAGACCTTTTTACAGGAACTTCGCTCGCAATACTTTGGCTTTCAAACCAACAGGTCCGCCATGCTGGTCATGAAAGAAGCTCTGCTCGCTGCTGCTATCTTCAGCGAAGGTAATTCTTCAGTAATAGCCGATTCAAACGCCCGAGCCGTGTGGGAAGGATTTCAGAAGGCTCTAGGACTGCTTCTACCTCCGGAGCTCGGATTTGAACGATTAATTGCCATGCCACCGGAAATTCTGGTAGTGACAAGAACCGGAAGTTTTGCCGTCGATGCCCTCTCTGGCGGGCTTCGTGCACTCTTCGAGCTTACATGGCAGATTTCGCTCAGAGCTCACACTTCGAGTGATTTTACTGTGTGCATTGACGAACCCGAGAACCATTTACATCCAGAGATGCAACGATCACTAATGCCAAATTTGATGAAGGCGTATCCGAATGTCAAGTTTATAATTGCTACTCATAGCCCCTTCATTGTCCGATCTTCCGATGATGCACGAGTTTATGCTCTAGGGTACGACGCTGAGAACCGTGTTGAGGCTAGACTATTCGACCCCACAACCTCAGGGCTTTCGCCAGAGGACACATTGCGAGATGTATTGGGACTTGATAGCACAATTCCAATTTGGGCCGAGCGGCGATTCAATGACATCGTTTCCAAGTTCACCTCAGGTCCTCCAACTGCCGAAACACTCGGTCAATTGAAAAAGTCACTGATCGATGCAGGTCTTTCATCCGAACTACCTTCTGCTGTTGACGTAGTTGTAAGCCGCACCAATGAAGGTGGACAGCATTGA
- a CDS encoding hypothetical protein (identified by Glimmer2; putative), whose product MGGSRRLENMNPDVGPKPSQQPRSEAEKSALGVTQNLFRAFLLTALGAFFVFSLNVNYVWLSAILTLAGLVLGIVVLVRTLKHKHPKLMLFGTISGLVVTAVMCLLILTSALFFNQVSTYQDCSRSALTESAKTQCLTQLENSMPGPLR is encoded by the coding sequence ATGGGCGGCTCGCGTAGGCTGGAAAACATGAATCCCGACGTCGGTCCCAAGCCGAGCCAGCAACCCCGCTCCGAGGCCGAAAAGTCCGCCCTCGGCGTGACCCAGAACCTTTTCCGCGCTTTCCTCTTGACGGCTTTGGGCGCGTTCTTCGTGTTCTCCCTGAACGTGAATTATGTGTGGTTGAGCGCCATCCTGACACTTGCAGGCTTGGTGTTGGGCATCGTCGTTTTAGTACGGACGCTCAAGCACAAGCACCCGAAGCTGATGCTGTTCGGCACCATCTCAGGCCTGGTTGTCACGGCCGTCATGTGCCTCCTGATCCTGACGTCCGCGCTCTTCTTCAACCAAGTCAGCACCTACCAGGACTGCTCACGCTCGGCGCTCACGGAGTCCGCCAAGACACAGTGCCTCACGCAGCTCGAGAACTCGATGCCGGGACCGTTGCGGTAA
- the purN gene encoding phosphoribosylglycinamide formyltransferase (identified by match to protein family HMM PF00551; match to protein family HMM TIGR00639): MRIVVLVSGTGSNLQAVIDAVKSGELDVEIAAVGADRPDTYGVERSDEAGIETFVVNFNSFETRAEWDTALRDKVLSYQPDVVVSSGFMRIVSEDFINAFGGKYVNTHPALLPSFPGAHGVRDAIAYGVKVTGCTVHWADAGVDTGPIIAQEAVTVLPEDSEETLHERIKVVERRLLVQTLADLAAAPN; encoded by the coding sequence ATGCGCATTGTTGTCCTCGTCTCCGGTACCGGTTCAAATCTTCAGGCAGTCATCGACGCCGTGAAGTCGGGTGAACTGGACGTCGAGATCGCTGCTGTGGGCGCCGATCGGCCCGATACGTACGGTGTGGAGCGCTCCGACGAAGCCGGCATTGAGACCTTCGTGGTCAACTTCAACTCATTCGAAACCCGCGCCGAGTGGGATACCGCCCTGCGCGACAAAGTCCTGTCCTACCAGCCGGACGTGGTGGTTTCCTCCGGTTTCATGAGGATCGTCAGCGAGGACTTCATCAACGCTTTCGGCGGCAAATACGTCAACACGCACCCAGCTTTGCTGCCGTCGTTCCCGGGCGCACACGGAGTGCGCGACGCAATCGCCTACGGCGTGAAGGTCACTGGTTGCACCGTCCACTGGGCCGACGCCGGCGTGGACACAGGCCCCATCATTGCCCAGGAAGCCGTGACCGTTCTTCCCGAGGACTCAGAAGAAACCCTCCACGAGCGCATCAAGGTAGTGGAGCGCCGCCTGCTGGTCCAGACCCTGGCAGACCTCGCCGCTGCACCTAACTAG
- a CDS encoding putative glycosyl transferase, group 1 family protein (identified by match to protein family HMM PF00534), whose amino-acid sequence MRIAIVAESFLPLMNGVTHSILRVLEHLQERGDEVMVIAPSTSDTDVSSVEKGAYVHRLPSVPLAGYTNVRVALGGVNRVKRILADFSPDVVHLASPFVLGWRAVQAAHQLGIPTVAIYQTEVPSYAARYGVPFLENWAWNRVDNIHLLATRTLVPSTFALNQLRGRGILRVDMWRRGVDTARFNPAKRSTAWRSSVAPDGHRIIGYVGRLAVEKQVEDLAVLADLPNTKLVIVGDGPQREALQAALPNAHFAGFLGGEALAQAVASFDLFVHPGEFETFCQTIQEAMASGVPVVATGRGGPLDLVENSRTGWLYEPGNLAQLRGYVQDLIGDDAKRRAFATAATASVQGRTWPVLSADLVRHYYEVISGVPSGTTGPSEFTSSKGPSS is encoded by the coding sequence GTGAGGATCGCAATCGTCGCCGAATCATTCCTGCCACTGATGAATGGGGTAACCCATTCGATACTGCGGGTGCTGGAGCATCTGCAGGAGCGCGGAGATGAGGTGATGGTGATCGCGCCGTCGACGTCGGACACTGATGTTTCGAGCGTCGAGAAGGGTGCGTATGTGCACCGGCTTCCTTCGGTGCCGCTGGCCGGTTACACGAATGTGCGGGTTGCGTTGGGTGGTGTGAATCGGGTCAAGCGAATCCTTGCCGATTTCTCCCCCGACGTTGTTCACCTCGCTTCCCCGTTCGTCCTCGGCTGGCGTGCCGTGCAGGCCGCCCATCAGCTCGGCATCCCGACTGTCGCGATCTACCAAACCGAGGTTCCCAGCTACGCCGCCCGCTATGGCGTGCCGTTCCTGGAGAACTGGGCCTGGAACCGTGTGGACAACATCCACCTTCTGGCCACCCGAACCCTTGTGCCGTCTACGTTCGCGCTGAACCAGTTGCGCGGGCGCGGCATCCTGCGCGTGGACATGTGGCGCCGCGGTGTGGATACCGCGCGCTTCAATCCCGCAAAACGCTCGACGGCGTGGCGCAGCTCGGTAGCGCCCGATGGTCACCGCATCATCGGCTACGTCGGCCGTCTCGCTGTTGAGAAGCAGGTTGAGGATCTCGCTGTGCTGGCAGATTTGCCGAACACGAAGCTGGTCATCGTTGGCGATGGCCCGCAAAGGGAAGCTCTTCAAGCAGCTCTGCCGAACGCACATTTCGCCGGTTTCCTTGGCGGAGAGGCACTGGCGCAGGCCGTCGCGAGCTTTGACCTCTTTGTCCATCCAGGCGAGTTCGAAACCTTCTGCCAGACCATCCAGGAAGCCATGGCATCGGGCGTTCCCGTGGTGGCGACCGGCCGTGGCGGCCCCTTGGATCTCGTGGAGAACTCACGCACGGGCTGGCTGTATGAACCCGGAAACCTTGCCCAGCTGCGCGGTTATGTGCAGGACCTGATTGGCGACGACGCCAAGCGCCGGGCGTTCGCAACGGCAGCAACCGCTTCGGTCCAGGGGCGGACATGGCCTGTCCTCAGCGCGGATCTGGTGCGCCACTACTACGAAGTCATCTCCGGCGTGCCCAGCGGAACAACCGGGCCCAGCGAATTCACCTCAAGCAAAGGACCCTCGTCATGA
- a CDS encoding putative heat shock protein (identified by match to protein family HMM PF00011) encodes MLMRTDPFREFDRLAQQVFGTTARPAGMPMDAWQEDGQFVVAFDLPGVDPQTVDLDVERNVLTVKAERKSPAGENTEMIAAERPQGVFSRQLILGDTLDTDGVQASYDAGVLTLRIPVAEKAKPRRIEIQSNGQRQEINA; translated from the coding sequence ATGCTGATGCGCACTGACCCGTTCCGCGAATTCGACAGGCTCGCCCAACAGGTTTTTGGCACAACAGCACGCCCGGCCGGAATGCCGATGGATGCATGGCAGGAGGACGGACAATTCGTTGTTGCCTTCGATCTGCCAGGGGTGGATCCCCAGACCGTTGACCTGGACGTCGAACGCAACGTCCTCACGGTCAAGGCCGAACGCAAGTCGCCCGCGGGAGAGAACACCGAAATGATCGCCGCCGAGCGCCCCCAAGGCGTCTTCAGCCGACAACTCATCCTTGGTGACACCTTGGATACCGACGGCGTCCAGGCCAGCTACGACGCCGGGGTACTCACACTCCGCATCCCCGTCGCCGAAAAGGCCAAGCCGCGGCGCATCGAGATCCAATCCAACGGGCAGAGGCAGGAAATCAACGCCTAA
- a CDS encoding putative DnaJ domain protein (identified by match to protein family HMM PF00226): MKATPARRLPIDGPRSRPGAIANPQQETGTALSTQPDHYATLHVSPDATAREITRAYRTLLRTHHPDTRQKVDDGDTTSAADLQELHAIMQAYVVLSDPGKRAAYDSARRTPGGTGGTPVKVRFHRSEPGASGPEQSPLSFGPARWEPSPFRTRRRNS; the protein is encoded by the coding sequence ATGAAAGCGACCCCCGCCCGTCGTCTCCCGATTGATGGCCCCCGGTCCAGGCCGGGGGCCATCGCCAACCCGCAGCAGGAAACCGGAACAGCATTGAGCACCCAACCTGACCACTACGCCACTCTCCACGTGTCGCCGGACGCGACGGCCCGGGAGATCACCCGCGCCTACCGCACGCTGCTAAGGACCCACCACCCGGACACACGCCAAAAGGTCGACGACGGCGACACCACCTCCGCGGCCGACCTCCAGGAACTGCACGCCATCATGCAGGCGTACGTCGTTTTGTCGGACCCAGGGAAGCGGGCGGCATACGACAGTGCGCGGCGGACGCCCGGCGGTACGGGCGGAACGCCGGTGAAAGTCCGCTTCCACCGGTCTGAGCCTGGGGCTTCGGGACCCGAACAGTCACCGCTTTCGTTTGGACCAGCACGTTGGGAACCATCGCCCTTTAGAACCCGAAGGAGAAATTCATGA
- a CDS encoding putative transcriptional regulator, MerR family (identified by match to protein family HMM PF00376): MAASGADGTSGAGLGARGVYAISVAAELVGTGQQNIRQYERKGLLTPDRTDGGTRRYSESDLATLRRIGVLLDEGLNLAGVKLVLELEAENRGLTEDNRGLAEHNEELRADNRGLRKDLKRAQGMNGSAV, translated from the coding sequence ATGGCGGCTTCTGGTGCGGACGGCACCTCTGGCGCGGGCCTGGGTGCGCGCGGCGTCTACGCGATCTCGGTAGCTGCCGAGCTCGTTGGCACAGGGCAGCAGAACATCCGGCAATACGAGCGCAAAGGCCTGCTCACTCCGGACAGGACCGACGGCGGCACCCGCCGCTACAGCGAAAGCGACCTTGCAACGCTGCGCAGGATTGGCGTGTTGTTGGATGAGGGGCTGAACCTGGCCGGCGTGAAGCTGGTGCTGGAGTTGGAGGCTGAGAACCGGGGATTGACGGAGGACAACCGCGGGTTGGCTGAGCATAACGAGGAGCTCAGGGCGGACAACCGCGGGTTGCGGAAGGATTTGAAGCGGGCCCAGGGTATGAACGGTTCAGCCGTCTGA
- a CDS encoding UDP-glucose 6-dehydrogenase (identified by match to protein family HMM PF00984; match to protein family HMM PF02737; match to protein family HMM PF03720; match to protein family HMM PF03721; match to protein family HMM TIGR03026), with protein sequence MKISVIGCGYLGAVHAATLASMGHTVVGIDVDSSKVEQLNKAMAPFHEPGLDELLKDGRTTGRLVFTTDFAAAADAQVHFLCVGTPQSKTSDTADLSYLMGATKSLLPHLAKGAAVVGKSTVPVGTVETLRAVLARRSDVLLGWNPEFLRQGTAVKDSLVPDRLVYGVPGGKGAAAGAPVTAVLDSVYEPLICAGIPRLVCNFATAELIKSASNAFLATKVSFINAMAELCDASGADVSELSEAMGLDPRIGNRYLHAGLGFGGGCLPKDIRSFRAQARELSVPSVDEWMGLVDSVNLDQRSRAVEVAREMCRGFLSGRTVTILGAAFKPDTDDIRDSPALDVAQQLAAAGAHVTVTDPKAINNAWIRYPQIRFEASTKRALEGAELVLLLTEWDEYVSLSPSEVGTLVRRRMVLDARNVLDAEAWRSAGWTVRGLGTGASVVAAENGEAKRADRKKHAAR encoded by the coding sequence ATGAAGATCTCCGTGATCGGTTGCGGCTACCTCGGCGCAGTCCACGCCGCAACGCTCGCTTCGATGGGCCACACCGTGGTGGGCATCGACGTCGACTCCTCCAAGGTTGAGCAGCTCAACAAGGCCATGGCGCCCTTCCATGAGCCTGGCCTGGACGAGCTCCTCAAAGACGGCCGCACCACCGGCCGCCTCGTTTTCACCACGGACTTTGCCGCTGCTGCCGATGCCCAGGTGCACTTCCTTTGCGTCGGTACCCCGCAGTCCAAGACATCCGATACAGCCGACCTCTCCTACCTCATGGGCGCTACGAAGAGCCTCCTGCCGCACCTGGCCAAGGGTGCCGCCGTCGTCGGTAAATCAACGGTGCCAGTAGGCACGGTGGAAACGCTCCGCGCGGTTCTGGCCCGACGCTCGGACGTGCTGCTCGGCTGGAACCCTGAGTTCCTGCGCCAGGGCACGGCCGTCAAGGATTCCCTGGTTCCCGATCGCCTGGTTTACGGCGTTCCCGGCGGCAAGGGTGCTGCCGCCGGTGCGCCTGTTACCGCTGTGTTGGACTCCGTGTACGAGCCGCTGATCTGCGCCGGCATCCCGCGTCTGGTCTGCAATTTTGCGACGGCGGAGCTGATCAAGTCGGCGTCGAACGCGTTCCTGGCCACAAAGGTCAGCTTCATCAATGCGATGGCTGAGCTGTGCGACGCGTCCGGCGCTGACGTGAGCGAGCTGAGCGAGGCGATGGGCCTGGATCCGCGCATCGGCAACCGGTACCTGCATGCCGGGCTTGGCTTCGGCGGCGGCTGCCTGCCCAAGGACATCCGCTCTTTCCGTGCCCAGGCGCGCGAACTCTCTGTGCCGTCCGTGGATGAGTGGATGGGCTTGGTTGATTCGGTGAACCTGGACCAGCGTTCCCGCGCCGTGGAGGTGGCCCGCGAAATGTGCCGTGGTTTCCTGTCCGGCCGCACGGTGACCATCCTCGGCGCCGCTTTCAAGCCCGACACCGACGACATCCGCGACTCCCCCGCCTTGGACGTCGCCCAGCAACTCGCCGCAGCCGGCGCACACGTGACCGTCACCGATCCCAAAGCCATCAACAACGCTTGGATCCGCTACCCACAGATCCGCTTCGAAGCCTCTACCAAGCGCGCCCTCGAAGGCGCAGAGCTGGTCCTGCTGCTCACCGAATGGGACGAATACGTTTCGCTTTCGCCTTCTGAAGTTGGCACGTTAGTACGACGCCGGATGGTGCTGGACGCTCGCAACGTACTGGACGCTGAGGCCTGGCGGAGTGCGGGGTGGACCGTCCGCGGGTTGGGGACGGGCGCTTCGGTTGTTGCCGCGGAGAACGGCGAGGCGAAGCGCGCGGATAGGAAGAAGCACGCGGCACGCTAA
- a CDS encoding hypothetical protein (identified by Glimmer2; putative), giving the protein MSAWRPYDGHIIPAFYERFEKRWGRGTAPFLDPEVHEQPMPRAQWINPDTGAAVAVVPIWTDDPEHRSFGVFYLPPAGDIWMLRPGPTTFMEPSSGASREQVTLRNDAFKKAVNHAKEFIYGPQL; this is encoded by the coding sequence ATGAGCGCTTGGCGTCCGTACGACGGCCACATCATCCCCGCGTTCTACGAACGGTTCGAGAAACGCTGGGGGAGAGGGACGGCCCCGTTCCTGGATCCCGAAGTCCACGAACAGCCCATGCCCCGCGCCCAGTGGATCAACCCGGACACCGGGGCTGCGGTGGCTGTCGTGCCGATTTGGACCGATGACCCCGAGCACCGCTCCTTCGGCGTGTTCTACCTGCCGCCCGCGGGCGATATCTGGATGCTCCGCCCCGGCCCCACAACGTTCATGGAACCCAGCAGCGGAGCCAGCCGCGAGCAAGTGACGCTCCGCAACGACGCCTTCAAGAAGGCCGTCAACCATGCCAAGGAGTTCATTTACGGGCCCCAGCTATAG
- a CDS encoding putative integral membrane protein: MKLRADQTGNRGLPMPLWLQGGLEAAQAAFISAIVVVLPLVGVWATDGFQNRNVDALARLAGQAWLLIHGVPLELAHVNLGTAAQPGSGLLSLIPLGLTLIPFLLAWRAGRRLARASYTDQLWQAFLGAFVVYAAFGTATGFVCRTPEVVINLWFAMTIPLISFGLGMIVGARREAGSWSRLIGVDAVAWLAKTSQHSRWAGSYVGSALKAGFVATMAGVCLAALLLAVTIVWHWTDIIAVYEGIQAGALGGAVLTIAQLGFLPNLVIFALSWSTGAGFSLGIGSTAGPLGTAVGPLPAVPVLGALPAGQLEFGAMALALPVVAGILAGWWFLREGENHFDEWLSIKIKARWFTATVSTLFLGAFIGAVAGLLAGALAWIARGSAGIGRLTEIGPHPLWTAVWLAAEVGIGVVIGYAVGPWLERRQKLREANLDEAAYDDEHA; encoded by the coding sequence ATGAAACTGCGCGCTGATCAGACCGGAAACCGTGGCCTCCCGATGCCCCTTTGGCTGCAGGGTGGTTTGGAAGCGGCTCAGGCAGCGTTCATCTCAGCCATAGTTGTGGTCCTGCCCCTGGTGGGGGTGTGGGCCACCGACGGGTTCCAGAACCGGAACGTAGACGCCTTGGCGCGCTTGGCCGGCCAGGCCTGGCTGTTGATCCACGGTGTTCCGTTGGAACTGGCGCACGTCAACCTCGGCACTGCGGCCCAACCCGGTTCGGGTTTGCTGTCGCTCATTCCGCTCGGCCTGACGCTTATACCGTTCCTGCTCGCATGGCGGGCGGGCCGCCGACTTGCCCGGGCCTCGTACACAGACCAGCTGTGGCAGGCGTTCCTTGGCGCGTTCGTGGTCTATGCAGCATTCGGCACGGCGACCGGCTTCGTCTGCCGAACCCCGGAGGTTGTCATCAACCTTTGGTTCGCTATGACCATCCCGCTGATCTCGTTCGGCCTCGGCATGATCGTGGGCGCCCGACGTGAGGCGGGTTCGTGGAGCCGCCTGATAGGTGTCGACGCCGTCGCCTGGCTCGCGAAGACCAGCCAGCATTCCCGGTGGGCGGGCTCATATGTGGGCTCGGCGTTGAAGGCTGGCTTCGTAGCGACGATGGCTGGCGTCTGCTTGGCCGCACTGCTCCTGGCCGTGACCATTGTGTGGCATTGGACGGACATTATCGCCGTCTACGAAGGTATCCAAGCCGGTGCCCTGGGCGGAGCCGTACTCACCATCGCGCAGCTCGGCTTCCTGCCCAACCTGGTCATTTTTGCCCTGTCCTGGTCCACCGGCGCCGGATTCTCGCTCGGTATCGGTTCCACCGCGGGTCCGCTGGGCACCGCGGTGGGACCGCTTCCGGCCGTGCCGGTGCTTGGCGCACTTCCTGCAGGACAGCTCGAGTTCGGTGCCATGGCCCTCGCGCTGCCCGTCGTCGCCGGGATCCTGGCGGGCTGGTGGTTCCTGCGCGAAGGCGAGAACCACTTTGACGAGTGGCTTTCCATCAAGATCAAAGCCCGCTGGTTCACAGCCACCGTTTCCACACTGTTCCTGGGCGCGTTCATTGGCGCCGTTGCCGGGCTTCTTGCCGGGGCCTTGGCATGGATCGCGCGCGGTTCCGCCGGCATTGGACGGCTCACGGAAATCGGACCCCACCCGCTGTGGACGGCGGTCTGGCTGGCCGCCGAAGTGGGCATCGGCGTCGTGATTGGTTACGCAGTGGGGCCGTGGCTGGAACGCCGCCAGAAGCTCCGCGAAGCGAATCTCGACGAAGCAGCGTACGACGACGAACACGCCTGA